GGCGTCATCGTCCTCTGCTGCGCGCTCCTGTTTTTTCTCAGGCTCCAGTCCAACATTCATGACACCGCCGTGATCCTGAACCggctctgacctctgacccccagGTCCCTGATGCTGTGGGCTCCTGGTGTACGGCACTTTTTCCACCTCTGTCATGTCCACGTCTGTTTCTGAAACGTACGTCGTCTCCTGGGCATCACCGCAGTCTGAGGACGCCTCCTCTAAAACCTCTGTCACCGGTTTTACTGTCGCCTTTGAAGGGATCTCCTTCATCTTCACAGAGGGGTCTACTGCTCGGTCTGCAACCTGTGTGAAGCGTTCAATCACTCATGTTTACACAATGCTTCAGGGAATATGCTGCATTTTACATCCACTTTGAAAAACAGTCTGATATGATTGATATGGCTCAATacaaagcatttcttttttgcttCTGAAGGCACAAACTGAGCCTACATGCGGGTATGCTGTACAATAAGTGCACAACATATgcttttaataaatacataaatatataaatatatttaatactttaaatttatattttggatttttttaaatacaatCTCAACATTCTGAACAATACtggcatgttttcatgttttatatttcaCTCCTTTCTATCAATAACTTGATCTTTTAGAGCGCCACTTCCCTGcatggaaataaaaaaggagaaacagcGCCACCTTAAGGTCAGCCGGGAGAGCCGCGTCTTCACAGGCCGCGTTGGTAAGATACGAAACAGCCGCTTCCACCAGCTCTCTCTCATTCATACAATAGAAAGCAGCTCTGAAAAAAACCACAGCCGTGCATGTTTTTTCAGAGAAAGCGTCTCCAGGACGTTGAACTGAAGCGTAAACGGACTCTTTGTGTCGTTTTTCGTTAACTACCTTGCAGTTTTgcgtctcctcctgctcttcagcgactccttctctttcactttctcctctttcttcgCCATCCATGACGGCAGCGCCCGGTGTCTCTCCGACATGTTGCCTTTATATTCTGAAACTGTGCATCATTTCCACGCCTGAACAAAGGTTACTGAGCTGCTTTTTATCCACCATTAgctgactgaaaacacaaactggtTGTCTGCTGTTTAGGGAAGTCACGTGACCACGCTGGCTGACGGGAGTCTTTAGCGCCACTCAGCGGACAAACAGCATAATGCGCCaagtggaaaataaataaataaataaataaataaatcactttcctgccttcaaaatatgaaaagctTTGCTCACTCATTTGTCTTTAATCCAAACATTTGCACTTGATTTTCTGACATTAGCGGATAACGGTTTTGAAGTTGGGTTGATTTTGATACTTGGCTTCATAGAAATGTTATTATGTGTGTCACTGAAATGAGTTTGATTTTGAATGAGTCTACAGGTGTGAATCAGACAACATACCTGTGATTGAACTGGGACAGAGGGATAGTAGTGACAATACTGCTTAGCCCTTTGTGTCCTTCTTGCATGTACTCCAGCTAATATCATACATATTATTTTATAGGTAAAAGAAATTCAATGTACATGTGGTACAGTATACACTGTTCAAAAGTCAAATGCAGCTATCCTTTCtacatctctctgtctgcctctctctttacCCTCCTTCACCTCCATCTCCTGCAAATGTACCAGGACacttacataaacacacataatcacacgcacacacacacgtactgtacaGTGTATTGTTCTTGGAATTAATCAGGGTTGCAGTCGTTTGCTTGTTGCGTAATTAAAACTGTGCTGCAAAGTCTGATCATGCAAATTCACTTCTCTCACTCAGCTCACCCACGTTTTCTGTTACTTAGAGTTGTTTGCAGCATACAACCTTTAGAATATTGTAATTATATATTTTGCTTCTCCCACACTTATTCTGATTAGTATGTTGAATCTCAATGGCAGTAACGTAAAGCCACATGTCCTCTAAAAAAATACCTTTATCACCAACACcactatttcttttttcttttcaagatGTGGTCAGATAGCAATTGTTGCCTCATgtgtttgggggttttttttattgctgaagTGCttcctgggtgtgtgtgtggacatgctgAAGGCTTCGAGCCTTGTGTGCCTTATTCTAGCAGACAGTAGATAATCCATGCTAGTCTCGTTGCATGACacatttttccttccttttctcctctctctgtccttttatCACCCTCTTCCAATCTCTGATGTTCAAAACAACCTTGTATCCGACTCTCACTTTCTGTCACTTTGTACCCAAAGCTGCCTTCACTCACTCAGGCCTTTTAATTATGTCTCTAAAGCCTCTTCCTACAAGTGCTTAGGCCTTGATTGCAAATACCAGCTTTGTATATTTGACTAAATTAaaaagtgaggggaaaaaaatctcaagGCGAAGAGCATGTTCACAGCCAGATGCATGCACAATGTCACTTTCCCTCGAGGTTTTAGGAGCAACACGTAATCAGAGGGCTGAACTGGTgtcaaatagaaaaaaaaaatcctcaaaatcTCCGACCATATTATTACGATTTACAGCAGACATTAACAGAGGAGCTTTTGAAAAATATCTCTATTACTGACCCACATTTAGTCATTGCTATAgcatatttctatttttatgtaACAccactggaaaatgaaaaattgcTAGACATGAATGAACTGGTTCCCAGTGAAACACACTCTCTCAGACGCCTCCTGCAAAGCTGCATTGTTTCCACCTCTTTTTAAtaacaacagtttgtttgcttatagaagccaaaatgaaaaaagctttatttataacgcatcttcatcatcaactCATTACCATCgttattaaaataatttaaaaaaaaataaatgatttaaagatTCAAAGATCTTTGGAGAACCTAAAGTGGACTCATCCTCCTCCAGGCTTCCTGCCACATCCACAGATCAGGCCGTGCTAAGAAGATTTCTGCTTGCTCATGGAGTAAAGCGTGTTGCTGCTTGACTTGCTGCTGAATTTGTGGGTCAAATGTGGCCAAAATGTCTGCTAGACTTAATGACATGAAAGCATCAGTACTGCTTTGATGttgatgtcagtgttttgaaAGTTTAGGAtgaatattctgttttttgtaCTATTTACAATGCACCACACATTATGCATGCATTTTGAATAGGGCACGTACTGCAGATTTCACTTAAAGGTGAGACGCTGTTGTGTGAAGCTGGATTGAACAGAAATGAGCTGAGAAGGAAAGTTCAATGAGTAATTTTCACCTTATCTGATCtatctctccttttcctcttcacatGTCCTTCTTACTGAACCAGACTAATCTTCTAGTTGTCTTCCTAAGCTTAACCCTCTTTTGAGTAAGGGTCATTACCATTGGCCATCTGTCCCAGAAACGCTCATTGTGATTGGCCATATGGCGTCAGAGAGAGTAAGATTTAGGAGGGAGCagaatgtttaaattgaatgaaGATATTTGGTCATGAACGGAATGGTGTTATCTGTCAGGAGAGACCTAACATCCTCCCGCCATGTTAACCAGGATCAAattagtgcatgtgtgtattacAGGTGCAGACTTCAGGAGTaaaacctttctttctttcttgtttaaTAGCACAAACATCTTCACATGTCTGAGTTTAGACACGCAGTCTGACACCTCAGGAAGAGAGGAAGTCATTTTTACCTTTAAGGAGTCTTTTAACTCCCACTTGATTGCTGCAAACCGCATGGGAGCCAATTATTCCCAGTATAAAATCAGGTTCAAAGACAACATGAAGCACAATCTTTCAGCActcattcactgtgtgtatgaACAATTACTGTCTGATGATGTGCACAGCGCTCACGTGGATGTTTACATTGATCTGTGACATCTTTACTGATGCACAAACatcttttttaatgtgtttaacaCTTGATGCTGATCAAAGCAAATGTAAATGAAGGTGTGAATTGATTGAATCTTCAGGGAATCTCTGTGGCAACAGAGAAGctaaacagaaaatgtgaccGTTAAAGGGGGGGTCAGCTATTTGGCGAGGCTGTCCAACAGTGGAAAGGCCTCCGAGAGTTGAGAGGCATGAAGATGGAGGCAGAGGTCACTCTGTTTCTGCTTGAgtgtttgtgatttgtgtgtcagatgtctcacacacacacacacacacacgttcaggTTACCCTCTAGGTTGTCAAGATGTGCTGGTGTTGTGATGTTAGCTGTAGTAGCAGCAGGGTTGTGAGTgggagctggtgtgtgtgctctcatcCAACCTGCATGTTCTGAAAGGGGGTATTTGTTTGGCTGCTGAGTTCAGATATCAACCATCTTTCTCCACAgtgactcaccccacctttagAGGGGGGGCTTTTTTGTGAGGTAATATTCACAGGGAATACGCTGTATGGGCTGGTGAAGagcgttaaaaaaaaatggatgattAGAAGGTCTTTAGTCTGCTGAGCTACCAGGTAAACAGAGTTTTAACAGTGAGCAAAATcaactcatcatcatcatcattatcatcctctctcctctcctgcagggcGCTTTGCAAAAACTTTTTCTCAGTGACACTGTTACTTCATTCCTGCTTTATTTCCCATCTttgaaaacaaggaaaatgctTTAGGGAACAAATTCTCAGATGACATATGCTggataacaaaacaaaacacaacaacaacaacaataaaaaacagtttccctcaaaatatttattttgtcgAGGATGCACGCAGTTTGGGTTTGAtcgaagaaaacaaaagactaCAGGAAGAAAAGGGAGTAAAGGATTTTACGTCTGGTTGCATGACGCTGAAGGACTGCAAATGGCACCCAAAGCTTGCtctgaaattgtgtgtgtgtgtgcatgtgtgagagagtatgtgtggccatgtattactcacattgtggggacataaatctctTTTCCGTaattgtggggacaaaatgcaggtccacataatgtaaatcatgaaattttacatttatatttttatttttatttttatttttatttgacagctCTTTTGGAATTGGGTTTGTACAGAAGAAGGGATATGAATTAGCTCAAGACAGGATTGGAGTGAAAGAGAAATAGGGAGACAGtaatcttcaaaaaaaaaaaaatcagtgtaattcaaatttattttatttatatcatgcttttttttggtttgttttttacaacAGATTTGATTTGAGTTGTTCTGATGGCTTAAGTGCAgttgtttttctgacatttgtcGAATGAGTTTTCATTTCTCCGTCTAATCTGTCATACAGGCCAGAGATAAGAAGGGAGTTCAGCATCATCTCTTCCTGCTGCTCGATATCCCATACATCTAAATCTGTCCGAGAATAGGATATTTATGTTTACTCTCAGTGGTTGGGCCAGTCTGGCTTTGAACCTTAAGCTGACTATTATGTCAGGAATCATCTACGGGGATGAttatatttcctgttttgtgtagACAGCGCTTTTGATGAGCTGTCCTTGACAGCCTTAACTTTAAGTTATGAAAGTAAATGCTGTTGGTATGATGAAGCAAAGGCTTTCATTGCTGTACCAGATAACCTATGTTTGTCTCCTCAGCCAAGTGTAGGATTTAACACAGCGGACTGAGCATGAGGGTGATTAGTTGTGACATAATCTACAGTTGTTACATCAAATGCCCATGGCGCGAGCAAAGGCAATAAAATCTGTTGCGCTTAAAAAATTCACAAATCAATGTGATGATAAATGAGAAGTCAGTGGGACGCAGCAATCTGTTCCACCCTACTGAAGTCGGGACTTGTACTTAGGTTACTGTGCTTCCTCATCAACAGTAATAGGCCAAATCCACAGGGATTTCCTGCCAATCACAGGCTCGGGGTCGTATCTTAATGACTTTTCCGCTGAAGCTGATAAAAGTGCTTTTCTTGTAAGTTCGTCAATCTGTTGTCTTTTACAGCACTTGGCAGATCAGGCAACACTGGCACAGATTCAAAGCCAGCCCAGATAGTGTGTTTCTCCAGAAGTAATGTGCTTGGAAATAGTTAAAGGACCCCTGGGACCTCTCAACCCCGTtgtttcatgctgctgctgaactgcaTGAAACATTCTGCCGTGTAATCCCTGACCTTAAACACGACCCTTTCCTTGAAAGCTCTCTTTTTTTCAGACAAAGTTGTTTTGGTTTCAAGACACGCACATGCACTCATGCAGGCAGCACATGCGTGTTCTCTCACaataaggaaagaaaaagaaagaatggaGGGAGTGAAAGTTGATTTCTCCCAGCAGTGTCACCTGGCTCACTCAACC
This sequence is a window from Chaetodon trifascialis isolate fChaTrf1 chromosome 10, fChaTrf1.hap1, whole genome shotgun sequence. Protein-coding genes within it:
- the LOC139337841 gene encoding uncharacterized protein is translated as MSERHRALPSWMAKKEEKVKEKESLKSRRRRKTARAAFYCMNERELVEAAVSYLTNAACEDAALPADLKVADRAVDPSVKMKEIPSKATVKPVTEVLEEASSDCGDAQETTYVSETDVDMTEVEKVPYTRSPQHQGPGGQRSEPVQDHGGVMNVGLEPEKKQERAAEDDDALRLVREIFFT